The Lolium rigidum isolate FL_2022 chromosome 2, APGP_CSIRO_Lrig_0.1, whole genome shotgun sequence genomic interval CAAAGTTCGGTTGTAGCCATCATACTTAAAAATAAGCTCATCTTTAACAGTTATAGAATAATTTAAGCTTGTTAGAACTTGGACCCACATGACCAAGGAGGTTAAGAGAGTTGCCATATCCGTGAGATCCTGCATTTCTTAGTCCACTGACGATCTCCAAAAGCAATACCCCGTAGCTAAAAACATCCGACTTGATAGAGAAAATACCTGCCATGGCATACTCAGGAGCCATGTAGCCACTGAATAAACAATAATCTAATAAATCCAGTGTCCACTTTTCAATATGGAGATTCTTCACTTTATATGTCACATACAAGTTGAAGTACTTACTATGTTCCAACAACTCTTTTCGTGTTGGCTAGTGCTCCTTTGGGATCAAATATTCGCGCCATTCCAAAGTCTGAGATCTTAGGGTTCATATCAGCGTCCAATAGAACGTTGCTGGGCTTCAGGTCCCTATGAATAATTCTCAGACGAGAATGCTTGTGCAGATAAATAAGACCTTGTGCAATCCCTTCAATTATGTTGAGACGCATTGACCAGACTAAAAAAGCCCTTCCCGATTGTTCTTGCGAAAATAAACAACTTGATCGGTTCAGGAAGGCGTGCAGGGAAAAAACTAGCTACGGAGTACGGATATCTGTATTAAGAGTGAACATACCAAATAGGAAGAAATCTAAGCTTTTGTTTGGCATGTACTCATAGATTAGTACCATTTCTTCCTCGTCAATGCAGCAACCTAAGAGTCCAACTAAATTTCTATGTTGAAGCTTGGCTATCAATAAGATTTCATTCTTAAACTCAGGTAGTCCTTGCCCTGAATTCGCTGCTAGTCTCTTAACAGCAACATCCTGACCATTTGGTAAGTTTCCCTGGAGCATTCAGCATTATGTCAGATTTTCAACATATAAGACATTAGATAATACAACTATACCAGTACTAGAAATAGATTCACCTCGAAAAGGAACAAATTTCTGATTTGATGTGTATTTGAAGTTGCCAATCAAGCAACACAAGTTGTTTGCCACGCATGAATAAAGTGGAGGATGTTGTAACTACGAATATTTTACAGGGCCACTAGACAAATATATGCAAAATATATATACGTTTTTTAGCATATATACAGCTGTATAACTATGTGGCCACTGTAGAATACGGCATACCTTAATCTATATAACGTGTCATGTATCCCTTCTCTAGCCCATACTCTCTTTATTTTCCCCTTTCGATATACTATATATTTCTTATTTATTGCAATCATAAGCCTGAAAACACAAAAGTTATACGTGCTGACTACACACTTCAGACTTAATTAGTGCCATTTTTGTCTTGAAATGTTATCAAGCATATTAGCAAATACTAGTAAGTGGTACATGCTAAGCACGTAAAAATGAAttactaaaataaataaaaatgctaatgaatatatatatataagactCCCAATTATCTGTGTAAACTTTTCAGGTTTTACTTTTGCAATTTTTAGCATAACATTTTACTTTCCGTAAGAATTGGATTAGTGCAAATGTACTAGGTGTAAAGTACGGTTGGCacagcctatgctagcatgaatAGTTGAATACCCAGCCAAGCATAATGCAGCGCCATACATGCCGAGCAGACTGTGATCCGATGCATCTTAGATTACTAACACATGGAACTGATGATCCCTTTTATTTTAGCTATTAACCATGGGGCCCGGTTCGCATGTGGTCTTATAGGCTTGTGAATCTAGTAGTTTCTAATTCCCCTGCCTTTTAGCATGCACGGTGTGGCCCACTGCTCTGTTCTAGGATAAATAAACGGCTCAAGTTGCAGGGATTCGCTCATGTTTTCACCGTCTAAGCCATTCAATCAACGCCCAAACTTTCTCGGACTTTAGTGGGAACACTGTAAATGCAACAGGGTAGATCGAGATTCAAAAACTGGTGTACCATATAGTACCGAAAACTAAAGAAAACAATTAACCTTGTATACAGGGCCAAACCCCCCTTCTCCAAGCTTGTTTTCAGTAGAGAAGTTGTCTGTAGCAATTTTTATTTGTGAAAAGGAAAGCGTCGTAAAGTGAGAGTCTCTGTCTTCAGTCTCCCAAAGTTTCACTACATCTGAAGCCATGACGAGGGAGTGATCATGCTGTTTTCCTTTCCCTGGTTCACAAAAAGAGACTTCTCATGTTTTTATTTGCTGCTGACTAAGACATGCCATGCTCTTTAACTATGGATCATCTTTTCGAACTCAGAAAGCATACCTTTATTTTTCCATCTCCTAATCCAAATGAACGAAGCAAGGCAAAATATTAGGAGCGCAACTGAAGGAAGTATATATGCTAACAAAATCATTCTGTGACCTGAAAAAGAACAGAGCTTATCACTTGACTTAATAATACTCTCGGATATGTATTCCGTTCCTTCAAATAAACCAAATCATCACATAGTATCTCCCCAGTGGCACTAATAGGTTACCGTGTGATATGTTTCTTACCAGAGCGACTGCTAGATTTTAATTCAGAGGCAGCTAAACGAAGATGAAGAGTTACTACTCCATTCTCATCATTTCCAGACTGCAAGTTTGTTAGATTTCCATGACATAATCTGCAACCATCCGATGGCGAATTAATATATGCCGTACAATAGCAATCATTCATGCACGCAGATTGACAATCACCATTTTCCCCAACCGACAGCTTCTGTCTGCAGTCAGGAAGTTGCATGCGAGGTATATCAATAAACCCATCGCCATTACACTGCAGTGGGGTTTGCCTAATGCACCCTTTCCTGGCATTTGATTGCTCTTGTGGTACAAAGCCTTGTGGGCAATGACAAAGAGATGGTGGTACCGATTCTTGTGCTGATACTGATAGCATACTGATATTGCATACaccataagctccacataaattaGACACATCACAACTTACTGGCTGTCTCGATAACAATGTCCAGGATTTGGCGTCTGGATCAAACTGCTTTATGTCCAATGCCCCAGTTCGATCCAAAACAATCTTAGTCATTCTGTCCTTAGGGTTGGGAGTGTACTTGCATGTAAAGTTGTCACACTGAAATGAAACAGGGATGATGCTAATAGATGTCAGATCTGGAATGAGAGAATTTGTGTCACCAGTCCAGTTTGCACTGGTCCAAAATTTATGCCCATTCCACCAAATATATAATTGCGATGCATTAGCTATGTCTAGTCCAAAAGTGTACTCCCCCATTGCTGGGTCATCATAGCTCTTCCATGATGTCAGAAAATTTCCAACTGTAATATTCATTTCAGGGAGCCATGTATCAGTAGGAAAGGCAAAGCTCTCCCATACGATATTTGAAGGGTTCGTCATGCTCCTCAGCACAAAGTTGCCAGAATCCAGAATTGCAGCCTCCATGTCTTCCACGCCCACCCCAGAAGCAACTGTGAACGAGCTCCCTTTGCCATCtacaagtatcaaattactaccatTATCAAACTTAATTATGCCTGACTTATCCTGTACGGGATTATTCCTGTTACCAACCCATACAACCGTTCCATTGGGAACAGTGTTGTACCATATACCAATATATCGCTGGCTTGAAGTTCCAGGGCTAAAGAATCCGAGAACAAATTTGTTATTACCAGAAACCAGGTTCTGCCCATCAGAAATTGATCCATTTAGAGCGATGCTGTCGGTTCTTGCCATGGTTGCtgataaacatcttagtgctaacACAGATGGAATCAACAGAACAACAACTGCGCACTTCCTCAAGAAGCTAATTTTTACAACCATGGCTTTCTCCAAGCATAAACTGGGCAAACTGCAAACAAAAtagttgagagagagagagagagagagagagaaattaaAAGGAGATAAGCATATCTGCATACCTCTCTGAGTTTGTCGAAATTGTGAATCATGGGAGGAGCATGTTCGGCAGATACTTGGTGTAATCGCTGCAAGATGGTATGGATTTTTTTTTCCAGCAGATATCTCCACAAATCATGAGCACCAGGGGTTGCCAGCTTTGAAGTTTCCATTGAACGAATTTTCCAATTTGCCAGTCAAGCATGGAAGATGGTTACAGTCAATGCTGGGATGTGACTATTATGTCTGTAGCACTAGCAGCTAATCATACTACTACCACACACTGATTACAAATAATTAGAGGCAACTCTTCCACGGTTCCACCTGAGCTTTGACTGGAGACTGACTGGTTGACTTGGACAATGATATGACATTTAAAGCCTACAAAgctccaagattttttttttttgctataagcGTGAACCAGCTGCGCTTGTGCAAGAAAGATGACAGTCGACTTTACATGATTGTGCAAGTGCAACTGTACACGCATCTGATGGTATGCTGCATGACTAATGAATGGTTGGTTGGTAAAATAGCAGGCTAAAATGCTGTTGTGGCCTACAGGATTCCAGCGTTTGAAAGGTAATAGAAGAGGGGCTGAGGGGGAGGAGGTCTTTGCTCCTTTCTCTTCCACCGACCCCGTTTTTTTCACGATTCGTCACTTCAATCCCTTCCATAGTCAATCGCCCTGCCAGTTACAACAGCACAGCAAGCCAAACTAAGGCAAGGTAAAATTAATAGGCAAAAAATTTGAACCTCGACTCTAACTAATTGCTAAAAACAAGACGAAACTCCGCAGTTAGGTGAGGGAACTGGGCATCCCGGTACAAATGACGCCGGTAAAGCGCGCTGTGCTAGGGTCTAGCAAGAGGGAATCGCCTCGCCgcttccgccaccgccgccgccggcagccactCGTGGCGGAGACGGTGCCGGCGAGGCCTCCTGCAGGATTCGGTTCGGCGGAAACCCATCTAGCCCGCCCGCTGGGCGCATGGGCTGGTTCGgcctttctgtttttcttttagcATATGGGCCGGTTGGACCTGCTAAGCTCGTCCACAGGATGTCTAACTTCACGGATGGGTCGAGCCAAATCCACGGAACTACGTATCAGGCCATAAATAAGTAGGCCGTCGAGGACAATTCAGTAGAAAAAACAAGCCACACAAGGTGTTGTGCAGGAGAAAAAATGTCGGATATTGGAAAATTCTTGACGACTATTAACATGACGATGTCAAAAAAAAAGGGCTAGGCTACAGAGTGCCCGGTTACCATATAGGCTTACACGGTGCCCCTTGTCCTAATCGGTTTATTTCCGAAAATAGAAAGTGGTCTCAACTGCTGAAAACGACAGGTAACCAAAATAGAAAGGCATCCCATTTCTTTGACGCGCGCGGGACGGACGTGGCCCTATTGACAGAGCAAAAGTACCGGCCTGTAATAACAAAATAAAGGCTCGATCCCAATTCCCAAACCAAAACTAAagaccttagggcatctccaaccgcgcgacccaaacggacgcgctgggccgtccgttttggaccgtttgggtcgccggccggacacgcggacagcggcccgcgtccgcgtgtccgtttgggtcgcgcgctgcgcccaacgcgcggacgcatcgcataatccGGAAACACGAAATTAAAAGgaaaaaaagcaaattcaaacgaaatttgattaaaacatatgccctattttgggcaaatttatacatagccctattttgggcaaataactaacaaaagaagcccctatatgggcttttaaatttaaacctatactaaaaaccctctattagggtttggtcggcggcgcggtggccgccggtgcgccgcctagcccctgtgggcgtcgtcggcgacgtcgtcgtcgtccacccGCGCGGCGACGCGCCGTCGTGGCCggagcgcgccggggactccggccacggagaccacggggcctcctcccacggcgagcgggggtccggagccacccggtcCGTGCCGGCGCACGGAGCGGCGCCTCCTCCCCGGAGGCGCTGGCTGTCTCTctcgccggcgcggcgcccggcctcccggcgccgccgcctatcctccctgccgccgccgctcccggcgGCGGGCCTCgctcggcgcggcgcccggcctcctcccgccgcgccgcctcctcctcctcctcccgtcgcgcccggagggcccgggcgtagagctcccggtcctccgcctcctccacctcccgccgcgccgcctcctccatttcggaggtgcgaatggccgcatggagccgcggccatttcgcctcctcctccgccgccgagatgatcggggcggcgcggaggtccgggtcctcctccgaggactccggcttgggctcgaTGAGGAGCggtggcggttgcggcaatgccgcaccgccgcggcggcctctccgatgtggaggccgccgcggttccctccggcccgcggcgccggcggccgacgccgatcggctgccggcctcgtcgtcgttcgctccgggagcgaaccgtcgcttcggggccatggcggcggtttttgctcgggagtggagtggggaccggagtggagggccggatcccctccggtccccatttaatagtctccccggtcaccgacaggtgggcccaagggagacgaggcgaccgacGGGCGGACgctagcggacggcgcgtgccatccgcggccacgcaaacctagcccagatttgggccgggtttgcgtcgttccggacgccgcggccgtccgcttttgcggtgcgtccccgcgctgggccgcgtttttgtccggctcgacccaaacagacgcgcgggcgcggtttgggtcgcgcggttggagatgcccttacatgcTCCCGTCAGACGAACTAGAACTCCATGGTGTGAACATATGATCGATCAGAAGTTACAGAGAACTTAAAAAATCAAAAGGGGGCAGTAAAAACAAGGCAAAACAAAGATCCACAACAAGCTGGAGTttaagaacaaacggaaagtaataATTACATCCTGTCTAGGCATTGTCATCATCT includes:
- the LOC124693637 gene encoding G-type lectin S-receptor-like serine/threonine-protein kinase B120; the protein is MVVKISFLRKCAVVVLLIPSVLALRCLSATMARTDSIALNGSISDGQNLVSGNNKFVLGFFSPGTSSQRYIGIWYNTVPNGTVVWVGNRNNPVQDKSGIIKFDNGSNLILVDGKGSSFTVASGVGVEDMEAAILDSGNFVLRSMTNPSNIVWESFAFPTDTWLPEMNITVGNFLTSWKSYDDPAMGEYTFGLDIANASQLYIWWNGHKFWTSANWTGDTNSLIPDLTSISIIPVSFQCDNFTCKYTPNPKDRMTKIVLDRTGALDIKQFDPDAKSWTLLSRQPVSCDVSNLCGAYGVCNISMLSVSAQESVPPSLCHCPQGFVPQEQSNARKGCIRQTPLQCNGDGFIDIPRMQLPDCRQKLSVGENGDCQSACMNDCYCTAYINSPSDGCRLCHGNLTNLQSGNDENGVVTLHLRLAASELKSSSRSGHRMILLAYILPSVALLIFCLASFIWIRRWKNKGKGKQHDHSLVMASDVVKLWETEDRDSHFTTLSFSQIKIATDNFSTENKLGEGGFGPVYKGNLPNGQDVAVKRLAANSGQGLPEFKNEILLIAKLQHRNLVGLLGCCIDEEEMVLIYEYMPNKSLDFFLFEQSGRAFLVWSMRLNIIEGIAQGLIYLHKHSRLRIIHRDLKPSNVLLDADMNPKISDFGMARIFDPKGALANTKRVVGTYGYMAPEYAMAGIFSIKSDVFSYGVLLLEIVSGLRNAGSHGYGNSLNLLGHAWELWKEGRWYELIDKSLRGACPENMVLRCIHVGLLCVQEAAADRPSMAEVISMITNENATLPDPKQPGFLSMLLPTEADVPEGTYSLNDLSITVLDGR